One Spodoptera frugiperda isolate SF20-4 chromosome 10, AGI-APGP_CSIRO_Sfru_2.0, whole genome shotgun sequence genomic region harbors:
- the LOC118277383 gene encoding protein NDUFAF4 homolog: protein MGALVTKALRPIKTFNIENRAHREIAKAKPTPAPKYPENIADLQRTLEADPNIDEKLDKKDEELDKRLKDVYVTSFGRPEDDITREKQTKHKTLRPLPQDRKMPEQYDFGFKEPERIPYGRTTLRAAINFIASHQANPEEVTAAKIALEYKLKEEDVHSILKYYKTYEVYIPETKTSPAMFAGPAQMRKQLYKLDTKELEDSKSKEDASTAQENVKAKDAV, encoded by the coding sequence TAACATTGAAAATCGCGCTCATCGTGAGATTGCTAAAGCCAAACCTACCCCGGCTCCTAAATATCCTGAAAATATAGCAGATTTACAACGTACATTAGAAGCGGATCCAAATATAGACGAAAAACTCGATAAAAAAGATGAAGAGCTCGATAAAAGATTAAAAGATGTTTATGTAACCTCATTTGGAAGGCCAGAGGATGATATTACGCGTGAAAAGCAGACTAAGCATAAGACTTTACGGCCATTGCCACAGGATCGCAAAATGCCGGAACAATATGACTTTGGTTTCAAGGAGCCCGAGAGAATACCGTACGGGCGAACTACTCTTCGAGCTGCTATAAACTTTATAGCATCTCACCAAGCGAATCCCGAGGAAGTGACGGCGGCTAAGATAGCTCTAGAGTATAAACTAAAGGAGGAGGATGTGCATAGTATACTTAAGTATTACAAGACTTATGAGGTTTACATACCAGAGACAAAGACGTCACCGGCCATGTTTGCTGGCCCGGCTCAAATGAGGAAACAGTTGTACAAACTTGATACTAAGGAATTAGAAGATAGTAAATCGAAGGAAGATGCCTCCACTGCTCAAGAAAATGTGAAAGCTAAGGATGCAGTCTAG